GCTCAGCATGCGAGCGCGATAGGTTGCAGCCAGCACCAGCTGAAAGCGGTTGGGAATCTTTTCCAGGCAGTCTTCGACGGTGATGCGGGCCATGGTTCTCGCTTTTCGGCAGGGGTCAACACAGGTTCAGCGCTTGAAACACCGCGGAGCGATGGCGCAACTGAGCCGCGTATTTTAGACGTTGCGCGTGCACGATCGCCTTCAGATCGAAGAGAGCGGTCTCAAAGAGTGCATTCACCACCACAAAATCGAAGTGCCTGGCTTGCGCCACTTCGGTGCGCGCGTTGGCCATGCGGGTCTCGATCACATCGGCCTGGGTGTCGCCGCGGCGCTGCAAGCGCAGGCGCAACTCATCCCAGCTGGGCGGCAAGATGAAGATCAGTGTGGCGGCGGGAAACAGCTTTTTGACCTGCAGGGCGCCCTGGTAGTCGATCTCCAGCACCACATCCTCGCCGTGGGCGAGGCGGGCCTCAATGGCGGCTTTGGAAGTGCCGTACAGATTGCCGTGCACCTGGGCCCACTCCAGAAAATCGTCGTGCGCGATCTTGGCGCGGAAGTCGGCTTCGCTGACAAACCAGTACTCCCGGCCGTCTTGCTCTTGCCCGCGCGGCGCGCGCGTGGTGTGCGAGACCGAGACGGCCAGCTTGGCATCCAGTTCCAACAAGGCCTTGACCAAGCTGCTCTTGCCCGCACCGCTGGGGGCGGCCACCACAAAGAGGTTGCCGGGGCTATCGTGGGTGATCGAGGTGTTCATTCGATGTTTTGAACCTGTTCGCGCATTTGTTCAATCAGGACCTTCATCTCCACCGAGATGTTGCTCAGTTCCAGCGCCGTGGATTTGGAGCCCAAGGTGTTGGCTTCGCGATGAAGCTCTTGGATGAGGAAGTCCAATCGCTTGCCCAACTCGCCACCCTTGTTCAGCTGTGCCGTGATTTCGTCCAGATGGGCACGCAGGCGGGCCAACTCCTCTGCCACGTCTATGCGAATGGCCTGAGCGGCGGCTTCGGACAGGGCGCGATCCCGTGCAGCTTCTGACAGCTCGGCGTGTGCCAGCGCGCCGGCTTGGCCCAGGGCCTCCTGCCAACGGTCCAAAAAGCGTTGCTGATGCCGGGCCACCACAGCGGGCACCAGGGGCTCGGCACGGTCGGCCAGTTGCTTCAGCGCTTCAATTTTTTCCAGCAGGATGGCAACCAAGCGAGCACCTTCGCGGGCCCGGGCTTCGCGCAGGCCGTCCAAAGCGTCCTCCACCAACTTAAGCACCCAGGCCTCGTCCCAGCTTGGGCTGGCGCCACCTTGGCGACTCCAGTGCAGCACCTCCTGCACGCTCAGCGGGCGGGCCTGCGGAAAGTGCTCAATCAGCCGGGACTGCAGGCTTTGCAGGCGCTCCAGAACGGAGTCTTGTGGGCAGGGGAAGGCTTCCTCTTCTTCGCGGGCGCTACCGAGGCGCAGCTCCAGCTTGCCGCGACGGATGGCTTGCGCCACGCGCTCGCGCAATTGCGGCTCCAGATGTCGGAATTCTTCGCCGAGTTTGAGTGTGAGATCCAGAAAGCGGCCGTTGACCGAGCGGAGCTCGACGCCGAGCTGCGGCAGGGGCGGGGAATCAGGGTTTTGTAGGGGCCGGCGCAGGGCGCTGGCATACCCGGTCATGCTGTAGACTGGCATGAATCTGGCTGGCGAACAGGCTAAGAGGCGATCACCGATTATGTCAAAGCCGAAACCGGCTCCGCTCCCTGCAGGTACCGTGGTGGGGGGCTACCAGATCATCAAGAAACTGGCCGCAGGCGGTTTTGGCGTGGTGTATCTGGCGGAAGACCCCGAACACCATCTGGTGGCCATCAAGGAATATTTGCCCTCCTCGCTGGCCGAGCGCTCGCCGGGGGAGTTGGTGCCGCGCATCAAGCCCGACAAGCTGCCCTTGTACCGTCTCGGTCTGCGCAGCTTCTTCGAGGAAGGGCGGTCGCTGGCGCAAATTTCCCATGCCTCGGTGGTTTCGGTGCTGAATTTCCTGCGGGAAAACGAAACCGTCTACATGGTGATGAATTACTTGCAGGGAGACACCTTGCAAGATTTCATTGTCACGGCGCGAGATTTGAAGCGCGACAAGGTATTTCGCGAGTCGACGATTCGCTCCTTGTTTGACGAGATTCTCAAAGGCCTGCGCATCGTGCATCAGCACAAGATGCTGCACTTGGACATCAAGCCAGCCAATATTTTCATCACCAATGACAACCGGGCGGTGCTGCTGGACTTTGGCGCTGCGCGCGAGGTGCTGAGCAAGGAAGGCAACTTCATCCGGCCGATGTACACGCCGGGTTTTGCGGCTCCGGAGATGTACCGCCGCGATGGCTCGCTGGGCCCTTGGACCGACATCTACGCCATTGGCGCTTGCATCTACGCATGTATGCAGGGTTACCCGCCCAATGATGCGCCGCAGCGCCAGGAGAAGGACAGGCTGGGCTTGAGTCTGTCTCGCCTGCGAAACGTCTATTCGGACAACCTCATCGAGGTGACCGAATGGTGCATGGCCCTGGACCCCTTGGCACGCCCGCAGTCGGTGTTTGCGCTGCAAAAAGAATTGGCTCGCGAGACCGAACGTCGCTACACCAAACTCAGCTTCAGTGAGCGCTTGAAGATGCAGCTGGAAAATCTGAAGACTGGGGCCAAGGCGTGAAGTTCGGCGTCTTTCAAGTCAGCCGACGCGGGGGCCGCGAAAAGAACGAGGACCGGATGGGCTATGCCTACACCCGGGACTCCGCCTTGTTTGCATTGGCCGATGGAATGGGCGGACACCCTGAAGGGGAGATGGCGGCCCAAATTGCGCTGCAGACCTTGGCCTCGATGTTTCAGGCGCAGGCCCGGCCTCGCATTGCGGATCCGATGGTCTTTTTGCGCGAAGCGGTCATGGCGGCCCATCAGCAACTTTTGGCCTACGCCAAAGAGCGTGGGCTTGAGGACACGCCGCGTACCACGGTGGTGGCCTGCATTGCTCAAGGCGGCCAGGCTTTTTGGGCTCATTGCGGGGATTCACGCCTGTACTGGATGCGCCGTGGCGAATTGGTGGCACGCACCCGCGATCATTCCTATAGCGAACTGCAGGAGGCGCTGGGTCGCAGCAATGCCGACAAGGTCAACCGCAATGTGCTTTTCACTTGTCTGGGAAGCCCGGGGCGGCCGATGGTGGACATCCAGGGGCCTCTGCAACTGAGCGTAGGCGACCGGCTGCTTTTGTGTTCGGACGGACTTTGGGGACAGGTCAGCGATCACGCCATCGTTGAGCAGGTGAGTGAGCGAGATTTGCATGACGCGGTGCCCGATCTGGTCGAGATGGCATTGCGCAAGGGCGGCACCAAGTCCGACAACGTGACGGTGTTGGCCTTTGAGTGGGAAGGCGAGGACCCCGAAGAAGTGGCCGAGACCGAGCGGCTCTCCACCCGTAGCCTGGGGGAGTCGGCCTTCGCCACCACCATCCAGGCTGCCATGCTCGAACAGTGGGACCGCAAGGTCGAACTGGACGATGCCGAGATCGACCGCCAGGTCGATGAAATCAACGCGACCATTCGTCGCGCACAACAAAGAGGTTGATATGGCCGAACAGCCAATGGCGCGCGCCGATGGGCGCCGTGCCGATGCATTGCGTCCGCTGCGTTTGCAGCGCCACTTCACCAAGCATGCCGAAGGAGCGGTGTTGGTCTGCTTTGGTGACACCCAGGTGCTCTGCACCGCCTCGGTGGAAGAAAAGGTGCCGCCCTTCAAGCGTGGCTCCGGTCAGGGTTGGGTGACGGCGGAGTACGGCATGCTGCCGCGAGCGACCCACACGCGCTCGGACCGCGAGGCGGCCAAAGGCAAGCAAAGTGGCCGGACGCAGGAGATCCAGCGCTTGATCGGGCGCTCCTTGCGCGCCGTGTTCGAGTTGGACAAGTTGGGGGAACGCACCATCCAGATCGACTGCGACGTGCTGCAGGCCGACGGCGGCACGCGCACCGCCGCCATTACCGGCGCTTATGTCGCAGCGGTCGATGCCTGCCGCCATCTGCAGCGCCAGGGTCTGCTCAAGGAATGGCCGTTGAAGGACGCCGTGGCCGCCATTTCGGTGGGCATCGTGGAGGGTGTGCCGATGTTGGACCTGGCCTATGTTGAAGACTCCGCCTGCGATACCGACATGAATGTGGTGATGACGGGCAAGGGCGGCTTGATCGAAGTCCAAGGCACGGCCGAAGGCGCGCCGTTCAGCCGGGAGGAGATGGAGCGACTGCTTGATTTGGCCCAGGCTGGCATTCAGCAATTGGTGCAGGCGCAGCAAGAGGCACTGGCCCATGAATGAGCTGGTCCTGGCGTCCAACAACGCCAAGAAGCTCAAGGAGTTGCAGGCCTTATTGCCCGGCGTGCAAGTGCGCACCCAAGGCGAACTGGGTGTCTCAGAGGCGGAAGAGCCCTTCGGCACCTTCATCGAGAACGCCCTGGCCAAGGCGCGGCATGCGGCGCAGCTCACCGGTTTGCCCGCGCTCGCGGATGACTCCGGACTGTGCGTGGACGCGCTGGGTGGCCTGCCCGGTGTGACTTCGGCCCGCTTTGCGCAGTTGGAGGTGGGGGGCGAACGCAGCGATGCGGCCAACAACGCCTTGTTGCTGCAGCGCATGCAAGGCCGCACCGACCGGCGGGGTCACTTTGTGTGTGCCCTGGTGGCCCTGCGGCATGCACAAGATCCACAGCCTTTGATCGCACTGGGCCGCTGGCCGCTGGTGGTGCTGGAGGGGGTGCAGGGTGAGGGCGGTTTTGGGTACGACCCCATCGTCGCAGCGGTGGACTTTGGCCAGTCCGTGGCCAGTCTGAGCGCCGAGATCAAGAATCAGCACAGCCACCGCGCCCGCGCGATGGTGTTGCTGCGTCAGCAATTGCGCGACGTGTGGGGCTGGGCTTGAGCCTGCATCCTGCCGACCCGGCGCGCTTGAACGCCTTGATGCGCCCGGGCACCCTGCAGTTGGCAGCGTTGCCGCCGCTGTCAATCTACGTCCATCTGCCCTGGTGCCTGCGCAAATGCCCGTACTGCGATTTCAACTCGCACGAGGCGGCCCAAGGGGTGGAGCTGACACGGGCCGAGGCCTATCTGGCGGCGCTGCGAGCGGACCTGGATGCAGCCCTGCCACTGATCTGGGGCCGGCCCATCGTCTCGGTCTTTATTGGGGGCGGGACCCCCAGCCTGTTCAGCCCGGCGCAGATCGATCAGCTGCTGTCGGACTTGCGGGCGCGCCTGCCGCTGGAACCCGGCGCGGAGATCACGCTGGAGGCCAATCCAGGCACCTTTGAGAAGGATCGGTTTCGAGGCTATCGCGAGGCTGGGGTCACGCGCCTTTCGGTGGGTGTACAGAGCTTTGATGACAGCCGGCTGCAGGCACTGGGACGGGTCCATAGCGCTGAGCAAGCCAAGGCCGCTCTGCGCGAGGCGGCGGACTGCTTTGAGCGCTTCAACTTGGACCTGATGTATGCGCTTCCGGGCCAGTCCCTGAGCGACTTGTCCGCCGAGTTGGACCAGGCCTTGTCGTTCAATCCGCCGCATCTGTCGGTCTACCACCTGACGATCGAGCCCAATACGCGCTTCGCCCTGAACCCGCCCGTCCTGCCTGATGCCGACTTGGCCAGCGAGATGCTGGATCTGATCACGGCGCGCACGGCCGGGCAGGGCCTGGAGCGCTACGAAGTCTCGGCCTACGCTCAGGACGGGCAGCGCTGCGTGCACAACCTGAACTACTGGGCCTTTGGTGATTATCTGGGCATCGGCGCGGGAGCGCACAGCAAGCTGAGTTTTCCGCACCGTGTGCTGCGCCAGGTGCGCTGGCGGGAACCCAAGACCTATATGGAACAGGCCGCCCAAGGCGCGGCGGTCTCGAACGAGCACGAGGTCGCGCGCAATGAACTTCCGTTCGAATTCGCGCTCAATGCGCTGCGTCTGAAAGACGGTGTGGAGACCCAGCTGTTCCTGGAGCGCACGGGACTGCCGCTCTCCAGCATTGCTCAAGCTCGGGAGCAAGGGGTCAGCAGGGGGCTGCTAGTCGACGATCCCGCTCGCCTGCAGGCCAGCCCGCGCGGCTTTGATTTCTTGAGCGACCTGCAGGAGCTGTTCCTGGCCTGATTGGACTCGGTTCAGATCCGGTTCAGACCCGGATCAGACCCG
Above is a window of Inhella inkyongensis DNA encoding:
- the gmk gene encoding guanylate kinase, which translates into the protein MNTSITHDSPGNLFVVAAPSGAGKSSLVKALLELDAKLAVSVSHTTRAPRGQEQDGREYWFVSEADFRAKIAHDDFLEWAQVHGNLYGTSKAAIEARLAHGEDVVLEIDYQGALQVKKLFPAATLIFILPPSWDELRLRLQRRGDTQADVIETRMANARTEVAQARHFDFVVVNALFETALFDLKAIVHAQRLKYAAQLRHRSAVFQALNLC
- a CDS encoding YicC/YloC family endoribonuclease — encoded protein: MPVYSMTGYASALRRPLQNPDSPPLPQLGVELRSVNGRFLDLTLKLGEEFRHLEPQLRERVAQAIRRGKLELRLGSAREEEEAFPCPQDSVLERLQSLQSRLIEHFPQARPLSVQEVLHWSRQGGASPSWDEAWVLKLVEDALDGLREARAREGARLVAILLEKIEALKQLADRAEPLVPAVVARHQQRFLDRWQEALGQAGALAHAELSEAARDRALSEAAAQAIRIDVAEELARLRAHLDEITAQLNKGGELGKRLDFLIQELHREANTLGSKSTALELSNISVEMKVLIEQMREQVQNIE
- a CDS encoding serine/threonine protein kinase: MSKPKPAPLPAGTVVGGYQIIKKLAAGGFGVVYLAEDPEHHLVAIKEYLPSSLAERSPGELVPRIKPDKLPLYRLGLRSFFEEGRSLAQISHASVVSVLNFLRENETVYMVMNYLQGDTLQDFIVTARDLKRDKVFRESTIRSLFDEILKGLRIVHQHKMLHLDIKPANIFITNDNRAVLLDFGAAREVLSKEGNFIRPMYTPGFAAPEMYRRDGSLGPWTDIYAIGACIYACMQGYPPNDAPQRQEKDRLGLSLSRLRNVYSDNLIEVTEWCMALDPLARPQSVFALQKELARETERRYTKLSFSERLKMQLENLKTGAKA
- a CDS encoding PP2C family protein-serine/threonine phosphatase, whose protein sequence is MKFGVFQVSRRGGREKNEDRMGYAYTRDSALFALADGMGGHPEGEMAAQIALQTLASMFQAQARPRIADPMVFLREAVMAAHQQLLAYAKERGLEDTPRTTVVACIAQGGQAFWAHCGDSRLYWMRRGELVARTRDHSYSELQEALGRSNADKVNRNVLFTCLGSPGRPMVDIQGPLQLSVGDRLLLCSDGLWGQVSDHAIVEQVSERDLHDAVPDLVEMALRKGGTKSDNVTVLAFEWEGEDPEEVAETERLSTRSLGESAFATTIQAAMLEQWDRKVELDDAEIDRQVDEINATIRRAQQRG
- the rph gene encoding ribonuclease PH, which gives rise to MAEQPMARADGRRADALRPLRLQRHFTKHAEGAVLVCFGDTQVLCTASVEEKVPPFKRGSGQGWVTAEYGMLPRATHTRSDREAAKGKQSGRTQEIQRLIGRSLRAVFELDKLGERTIQIDCDVLQADGGTRTAAITGAYVAAVDACRHLQRQGLLKEWPLKDAVAAISVGIVEGVPMLDLAYVEDSACDTDMNVVMTGKGGLIEVQGTAEGAPFSREEMERLLDLAQAGIQQLVQAQQEALAHE
- a CDS encoding non-canonical purine NTP pyrophosphatase; amino-acid sequence: MNELVLASNNAKKLKELQALLPGVQVRTQGELGVSEAEEPFGTFIENALAKARHAAQLTGLPALADDSGLCVDALGGLPGVTSARFAQLEVGGERSDAANNALLLQRMQGRTDRRGHFVCALVALRHAQDPQPLIALGRWPLVVLEGVQGEGGFGYDPIVAAVDFGQSVASLSAEIKNQHSHRARAMVLLRQQLRDVWGWA
- the hemW gene encoding radical SAM family heme chaperone HemW; protein product: MRPGTLQLAALPPLSIYVHLPWCLRKCPYCDFNSHEAAQGVELTRAEAYLAALRADLDAALPLIWGRPIVSVFIGGGTPSLFSPAQIDQLLSDLRARLPLEPGAEITLEANPGTFEKDRFRGYREAGVTRLSVGVQSFDDSRLQALGRVHSAEQAKAALREAADCFERFNLDLMYALPGQSLSDLSAELDQALSFNPPHLSVYHLTIEPNTRFALNPPVLPDADLASEMLDLITARTAGQGLERYEVSAYAQDGQRCVHNLNYWAFGDYLGIGAGAHSKLSFPHRVLRQVRWREPKTYMEQAAQGAAVSNEHEVARNELPFEFALNALRLKDGVETQLFLERTGLPLSSIAQAREQGVSRGLLVDDPARLQASPRGFDFLSDLQELFLA